One stretch of Azoarcus sp. KH32C DNA includes these proteins:
- a CDS encoding MFS transporter, with protein MAAYIAQALPEATPAAPTAPRTYAWIVFALTFGLLLSDYMSRQVLNAVFPVLKVEWSLSDTQLGSLSSIVALLVGILTFPLSVVADRWGRVRSVTLMAGLWSLATLGCAISASYNEMFIARFCVGVGEAAYGSVGIALILSIFPAHLRSTLSSAFMAGGPVGSVVGMAFGGVIAAKFGWRWSFGAMAAFGLMLVVLYALIVRESRLCAPGTTRPVAQSAARPGLKSIFSGLFSSVSVIAAYVGSGLQLFIMAAMLAWLPSFLNRYYELPTDKAGVGAAVFILIGAIGMVVCGIVTDRLSRKAPERKWTIAMTYSLGSASLLLIAFQLPPGPAQLAVIGAGMAMVAGTTGPAGAMVANLIHPSIHATAFATLTLANNLLGLAPGPFVTGFIADRMGLMGAMQLVPLVALGATAAFAIGKRRYAEDLKRIEAMQG; from the coding sequence TTGGCCGCCTACATCGCCCAGGCCCTGCCGGAGGCAACGCCCGCTGCCCCGACCGCGCCACGCACCTATGCCTGGATCGTCTTCGCGCTGACCTTCGGACTGCTGCTGTCCGATTACATGTCGCGCCAAGTGCTCAACGCCGTATTCCCCGTGCTGAAGGTCGAATGGAGCCTGAGCGACACCCAGCTCGGCTCGCTCTCCAGCATCGTCGCGCTGCTCGTCGGCATCCTCACCTTCCCGCTGTCGGTCGTCGCTGACCGCTGGGGACGCGTCAGGAGCGTCACGCTGATGGCCGGACTATGGAGCCTCGCGACCCTCGGCTGCGCGATCTCCGCCAGCTACAACGAGATGTTCATCGCGCGCTTCTGCGTCGGCGTTGGCGAAGCGGCCTATGGCAGCGTCGGCATCGCGCTGATCCTGAGCATCTTCCCCGCTCACCTGCGCTCGACGCTGAGCAGCGCCTTCATGGCCGGCGGCCCCGTCGGATCGGTCGTCGGCATGGCCTTCGGCGGCGTGATTGCCGCGAAGTTCGGCTGGCGCTGGTCCTTCGGCGCGATGGCCGCATTCGGCCTGATGCTCGTCGTGCTCTACGCGCTGATCGTGCGCGAGAGCCGCCTGTGCGCCCCCGGCACGACCCGGCCCGTTGCCCAGTCCGCTGCTCGTCCCGGCCTGAAATCGATCTTCTCCGGCCTCTTCTCGTCGGTTTCGGTGATCGCCGCCTATGTCGGCAGCGGCCTGCAGCTTTTCATCATGGCCGCGATGCTCGCGTGGCTGCCGAGCTTCCTGAACCGCTACTACGAACTGCCGACCGACAAGGCCGGCGTGGGTGCGGCAGTCTTCATCCTGATCGGCGCAATCGGCATGGTCGTCTGCGGCATCGTCACCGACCGGCTCAGCCGCAAGGCGCCAGAGCGTAAGTGGACGATCGCGATGACTTACTCGCTGGGCTCAGCGAGCCTGCTTCTGATCGCGTTCCAGCTCCCCCCCGGCCCCGCACAACTCGCAGTGATCGGCGCCGGCATGGCGATGGTCGCAGGCACCACCGGGCCGGCCGGCGCGATGGTCGCGAACCTGATCCACCCGTCGATCCACGCCACCGCCTTTGCGACGCTGACGCTCGCCAACAACCTGCTCGGCCTCGCCCCCGGCCCCTTCGTCACCGGTTTCATCGCAGACCGCATGGGCCTGATGGGTGCGATGCAGCTCGTGCCGCTCGTCGCCCTCGGCGCCACCGCCGCGTTCGCGATCGGGAAGCGCCGTTACGCCGAAGACCTCAAGCGCATCGAGGCGATGCAAGGCTGA
- the arsC gene encoding arsenate reductase (glutaredoxin) (This arsenate reductase requires both glutathione and glutaredoxin to convert arsenate to arsenite, after which the efflux transporter formed by ArsA and ArsB can extrude the arsenite from the cell, providing resistance.) — translation MSDITIYHNPKCGTSRNTLEMIRNSGTEPQVIEYLKTPPTREQLVALIAASGLPVRELIRSKEALFTELGLADPTKTDDELIDAMIAHPILMNRPIVVTPLGIRLCRPAEVVREILPQPR, via the coding sequence ATGAGCGACATCACGATCTACCACAACCCCAAATGCGGAACCTCGCGCAATACCCTGGAGATGATCCGCAACAGCGGGACCGAGCCCCAAGTCATCGAGTACCTCAAGACCCCGCCGACGCGCGAGCAACTCGTCGCCCTGATCGCCGCCAGCGGCCTGCCGGTGCGAGAGCTCATCCGCAGCAAGGAGGCGCTATTCACCGAACTGGGCCTCGCGGACCCGACCAAAACCGACGACGAGCTGATCGACGCGATGATCGCGCACCCCATTCTGATGAACCGGCCCATCGTCGTCACGCCGCTCGGCATCCGGCTCTGCCGGCCTGCCGAGGTGGTGCGCGAAATCCTGCCGCAGCCGCGCTAG
- a CDS encoding transketolase, which translates to MDISVSATRAKVAEHAYRIRRNALLMGEVQGQGYIAQALDIADVLATAYFHAMRYRPEDPAWEERDRFLLSNGHYAIALYAALIEAGIVPQEELETYGSDDSRLPMSGMASYTPGMEMSGGSLGQGLTIAVGRALGLKRKGSKSFVYTLFSDGELDEGAVWEGLMSAAHHKLDNMIAIVDVNNQQADGPSSQVMAFEPLTEKMQAFGWFTQRVNGNDLDAVIAAFDAARNHPEPKPRMIIADTLMGCGVPFLEAREKNHFIRVEANEWQLALEALEAGRNK; encoded by the coding sequence GTGGATATCAGCGTTTCAGCCACCCGCGCCAAGGTCGCCGAGCACGCCTACCGCATCCGCCGCAATGCGCTGCTGATGGGCGAAGTGCAAGGCCAGGGCTACATCGCCCAGGCGCTGGACATTGCCGACGTGCTGGCGACGGCCTACTTTCATGCGATGCGCTACCGGCCGGAGGATCCGGCGTGGGAAGAGCGCGACCGCTTCCTGCTGTCGAACGGCCACTACGCGATCGCGCTGTACGCGGCGCTAATCGAGGCCGGCATCGTCCCCCAGGAGGAACTGGAGACCTACGGCAGCGACGACAGCCGCCTGCCGATGTCGGGCATGGCGAGCTACACCCCGGGCATGGAGATGTCGGGCGGCTCGCTCGGCCAGGGCCTGACGATCGCCGTCGGCCGTGCCCTGGGCCTCAAGCGCAAGGGCTCGAAGTCCTTCGTCTATACGCTGTTCTCGGACGGCGAACTCGACGAGGGCGCGGTGTGGGAAGGCCTGATGTCGGCCGCGCACCACAAGCTCGACAACATGATCGCGATCGTCGACGTCAATAACCAGCAGGCCGACGGCCCCTCCTCCCAAGTGATGGCCTTCGAGCCGCTCACCGAGAAGATGCAAGCCTTCGGCTGGTTCACCCAGCGCGTGAATGGCAACGATCTCGACGCCGTGATCGCCGCCTTCGACGCCGCACGCAATCACCCCGAACCCAAGCCCCGCATGATCATCGCCGACACGTTGATGGGCTGCGGCGTGCCCTTCCTCGAAGCGCGCGAAAAGAATCACTTCATCCGAGTCGAAGCCAACGAGTGGCAGCTCGCCCTCGAAGCGCTGGAAGCCGGGAGGAACAAATGA
- a CDS encoding 3-keto-5-aminohexanoate cleavage protein, with amino-acid sequence MNFLDGSLFPENQQKLVITAAPYGPEWMPADFPEDIPVTMEEQIQKAVDCYNAGATVLHLHVRELDGKGSKRLSKFNELIAGIRARVPDMIIQVGGSISFAPENDGEAAKWLSDDTRHMLAELTPTPDQVTIAINSNQMNVVEQMCERDIAGTSLADPAMYQAYREMTIPAGPGWVEEHIRRLSEKGIQTHFQLATISQLETVERMMRRNVCNVPLILTWVAIGGGFDAPNLYNLANFVRACPDGSVLTLETSMLNVLPLNMMAIAMGLHVRCGIEDNIWTQRRDRKMGTVEQIEQLVRLSREFGRDVANGKEAREIYRIGTFYKNADETLAKNGFAPNRKPGQIGFLQHAA; translated from the coding sequence CGCCGCCCCCTATGGCCCCGAATGGATGCCTGCCGACTTTCCGGAAGACATTCCGGTGACGATGGAAGAGCAGATCCAGAAGGCTGTCGACTGCTACAACGCCGGGGCCACGGTGCTGCACCTGCACGTGCGGGAACTCGACGGCAAGGGCTCGAAGCGTCTCTCGAAGTTCAACGAGCTGATCGCCGGCATCCGCGCCCGCGTGCCCGACATGATCATCCAGGTCGGCGGCTCGATTTCCTTCGCCCCCGAGAATGACGGTGAAGCCGCGAAGTGGCTCTCGGACGACACCCGCCACATGCTCGCCGAGCTGACCCCGACGCCCGACCAAGTCACGATCGCGATCAACTCGAACCAGATGAACGTCGTCGAGCAGATGTGCGAGCGCGACATCGCCGGCACCTCGCTCGCCGATCCGGCGATGTACCAGGCCTACCGCGAGATGACGATCCCGGCCGGTCCGGGCTGGGTCGAGGAGCACATCCGCCGCCTGTCCGAGAAGGGCATCCAGACGCACTTCCAGCTCGCGACGATCTCGCAGCTGGAGACGGTCGAGCGCATGATGCGCCGTAACGTCTGCAACGTGCCGCTGATCCTGACCTGGGTCGCGATCGGCGGCGGCTTCGATGCGCCGAACCTCTACAACCTGGCGAACTTCGTCCGCGCCTGCCCGGACGGCTCGGTGCTGACGCTCGAAACGTCGATGCTCAACGTGCTGCCGCTCAACATGATGGCGATCGCGATGGGCCTGCATGTGCGCTGCGGCATCGAGGACAACATCTGGACCCAGCGCCGCGACCGCAAAATGGGCACCGTCGAGCAGATCGAGCAGCTCGTGCGCCTGTCGCGCGAGTTCGGCCGCGACGTCGCCAACGGCAAGGAGGCGCGCGAGATCTACAGGATCGGCACCTTCTACAAGAACGCCGACGAGACGCTGGCGAAGAACGGCTTCGCGCCCAACCGCAAGCCGGGGCAGATCGGCTTTCTGCAACACGCGGCGTAA
- a CDS encoding methyl-accepting chemotaxis protein → MNNLKIATRLLLGFASLALLLVFIAGSGFFAVSRYEGQVSRVIDDHLVKLMLINDLSFAVLDSSGRMRTTVLIDDAGQVKTQLTEIRRNRDEAADAVAKLQAMKFAGEDRQTFEEVLSARQAYLGPEEEFLKLAEAGQLAEAKTALLEKVRPTQIPYIKALQADIHQQEQLAKKDAADATATGNSAQKLMLAIAAAALVAAGFISMLISRSITAPLRAAVEFANRIARGDLTGEVRATGRDEVGALMSALGTMQDSLRDLIGKAKRNSDELVSASRQFSHSAERVASASERQSGAAASAAAAIEELSVSVNHISASAKEADEKTDSSRTLCSDGGRTIRASGEKVRSIAVTINNSASVVQGLVKQSEAISSIVNVIKEVSDQTNLLALNAAIEAARAGEAGRGFAVVADEVRKLAERTQGSTKEISELIEHIQQSSLEVFAAMESSVKEANEGVSLSDEAGDAINRINQSSESLVRIVNDISSSLSEQGVASHEVATKIEQISQMIDANNVAVSEVRNSAVQLTELAENLRLSVDRFQVR, encoded by the coding sequence ATGAACAATCTCAAAATCGCGACCAGGCTGCTGCTTGGCTTTGCGAGCCTCGCGTTGTTGCTCGTCTTCATTGCCGGTTCCGGCTTCTTCGCCGTGTCCCGCTACGAAGGCCAGGTCAGCCGTGTCATCGACGATCACCTTGTAAAGCTCATGCTGATCAATGATCTGTCGTTCGCGGTACTCGACAGCTCGGGGCGCATGCGCACCACCGTCCTGATCGACGACGCCGGCCAGGTCAAGACACAGCTCACCGAAATCCGGCGCAACCGCGACGAGGCAGCCGACGCCGTCGCGAAACTCCAGGCGATGAAGTTCGCCGGCGAGGATCGCCAGACCTTCGAGGAAGTCCTTTCCGCAAGGCAGGCCTACCTCGGCCCGGAAGAGGAGTTCCTCAAACTGGCCGAAGCTGGCCAACTCGCGGAGGCGAAGACGGCGCTGCTGGAAAAGGTGCGGCCGACCCAGATTCCCTACATCAAGGCGCTTCAGGCCGATATCCACCAGCAGGAGCAACTCGCCAAGAAGGACGCGGCCGACGCCACCGCGACCGGCAACTCGGCGCAGAAACTCATGTTGGCGATTGCGGCCGCGGCACTCGTCGCGGCGGGATTCATCTCGATGCTGATATCGCGCTCGATTACCGCTCCGCTGCGGGCTGCCGTCGAATTCGCCAACCGTATCGCCCGCGGCGACCTTACCGGCGAAGTGCGTGCGACCGGGCGCGACGAAGTCGGCGCGCTGATGAGCGCCTTGGGCACGATGCAAGACAGCCTGCGTGATCTGATCGGCAAGGCCAAACGCAATTCGGACGAACTGGTGAGCGCCTCCCGGCAGTTCTCGCACAGCGCCGAACGGGTCGCCAGCGCGTCCGAACGCCAGAGCGGGGCAGCGGCTTCAGCGGCCGCGGCGATCGAGGAACTCAGCGTCAGCGTGAATCACATCTCGGCGTCTGCCAAGGAGGCGGACGAAAAGACCGACTCGTCCCGTACCCTGTGCTCCGATGGCGGCAGGACCATCCGTGCCTCCGGCGAAAAGGTCAGGTCGATTGCCGTCACGATCAATAATTCGGCCTCCGTCGTCCAGGGGCTCGTGAAGCAGTCCGAAGCGATTTCGTCGATCGTCAACGTCATCAAGGAAGTCTCCGATCAGACCAACCTGTTGGCCCTCAATGCGGCCATCGAAGCGGCGCGCGCCGGCGAGGCGGGCCGCGGCTTCGCAGTCGTCGCCGACGAGGTCCGGAAACTCGCGGAACGCACCCAGGGCTCGACCAAGGAAATCTCGGAGCTGATCGAGCACATCCAGCAAAGCTCGCTCGAAGTCTTCGCCGCGATGGAATCCAGCGTCAAGGAAGCCAACGAAGGCGTGAGCCTTTCCGACGAAGCGGGAGATGCCATCAACCGCATCAACCAGAGCTCCGAATCGCTCGTCCGCATCGTCAACGACATCTCCTCCTCGCTATCCGAGCAGGGCGTCGCGAGCCACGAAGTCGCGACGAAGATCGAGCAGATCTCGCAAATGATCGACGCCAACAACGTCGCCGTAAGCGAGGTCCGCAACTCGGCGGTCCAGCTCACCGAACTGGCAGAGAACCTGCGGTTGAGTGTCGATCGCTTCCAGGTTCGATAA
- a CDS encoding IS110 family transposase encodes MVAATGGDVIHFKDARHFASWIGLTPKFVGQQQKTRPHLLRRAARSRPVRQSAATSNEETPTHRFRHRRLTALSLHPSPLAPRLRRLTSPCPSA; translated from the coding sequence ATGGTGGCCGCCACCGGTGGCGACGTGATCCACTTCAAGGATGCCCGACATTTCGCGAGTTGGATCGGGCTGACGCCGAAGTTCGTCGGACAACAGCAGAAAACTCGCCCGCATCTGCTTCGCCGTGCTGCGCGATCACGCCCCGTTCGGCAATCCGCAGCCACGTCCAATGAAGAAACTCCAACGCACCGCTTTCGCCATCGCCGCCTGACCGCCTTATCGCTTCACCCCTCACCACTTGCGCCGAGACTGAGACGGCTCACGAGTCCCTGCCCCAGCGCTTGA
- a CDS encoding alpha/beta hydrolase, which yields MKTSPTILLVPGLRDHVEEHWQTILEKKLQEKRIDARWVPPLEHDKLSRNARVAALDRALAEIDGPVILVAHSAGVMITVHWAQQHQRPIMGALLAAPADLESPFPAGYPTTDALRENGWLPIPRTLLPFPSIVAASENDPLGKLERVTEFAKAWGSRLENVGAVGHLNPAAGFGEWPLAESFIRELAEK from the coding sequence ATGAAGACCTCCCCCACGATCCTGCTCGTCCCCGGCCTGCGGGACCACGTCGAAGAACACTGGCAGACCATCCTCGAAAAGAAACTCCAGGAAAAGCGGATCGACGCCCGCTGGGTGCCACCGCTCGAACATGACAAACTCAGCCGCAATGCGCGCGTCGCCGCGCTCGACCGCGCCCTGGCCGAGATCGACGGCCCGGTGATCCTCGTCGCCCACAGCGCCGGCGTGATGATCACCGTGCATTGGGCGCAGCAGCACCAACGCCCGATCATGGGCGCGCTGCTCGCCGCACCGGCGGACCTTGAATCCCCCTTCCCGGCCGGCTATCCGACCACCGACGCGCTGCGCGAGAATGGCTGGCTGCCGATTCCCCGCACGCTGCTCCCCTTCCCGAGCATCGTCGCCGCAAGCGAAAACGATCCGCTCGGCAAGCTCGAGCGCGTGACCGAATTCGCCAAGGCCTGGGGCAGCCGCCTCGAAAACGTTGGCGCCGTCGGCCATCTCAACCCCGCGGCCGGCTTCGGCGAATGGCCGCTTGCGGAAAGCTTCATTCGCGAGCTGGCCGAAAAGTAA
- a CDS encoding transketolase family protein translates to MIASIAGEGQRTQAAPFGHALVKLAAERPEIVGMTADLAKYTDLHIFAQAYPDRFYQMGMAEQLLMGAAAGFAHEGAMPFVTTYAVFATRRAYDFMHQTIAEDDLNVKIACALPGLTTGYGPSHQAAEDLALMRAMPGMMVIDPCDALDIEQMVPAVAEHKGPVYMRLLRGQVPLVLDEYDYKFELGKAKLVRDGRDVLVISSGIMTMRALEVAKALAADSVDVGVLHVPTIKPLDVSTILREAGRSGRLVVVAENHTTIGGLGEAVATALLSAGVTPQFRQIALPDAFLDAGALPTLHDRYGISTETMSARIKGWLG, encoded by the coding sequence ATGATCGCGTCGATCGCAGGCGAGGGCCAGCGCACCCAGGCCGCGCCCTTCGGCCACGCGCTCGTGAAGCTCGCCGCCGAGCGCCCCGAGATCGTCGGCATGACGGCCGACCTCGCGAAATACACCGACCTGCACATCTTCGCGCAGGCCTACCCCGACCGCTTTTACCAGATGGGGATGGCCGAGCAATTGCTGATGGGTGCGGCGGCCGGCTTTGCGCATGAAGGCGCAATGCCCTTCGTGACGACCTACGCGGTCTTTGCGACGCGCCGCGCCTACGACTTCATGCACCAGACGATCGCCGAGGACGACCTCAACGTGAAGATCGCCTGCGCGCTGCCGGGACTGACGACCGGCTACGGCCCGAGCCACCAGGCCGCCGAGGATCTCGCGCTGATGCGTGCAATGCCCGGCATGATGGTGATCGATCCGTGCGACGCGCTCGACATCGAACAGATGGTGCCGGCGGTCGCCGAGCACAAGGGACCGGTCTACATGCGTCTGCTGCGCGGCCAGGTGCCGCTGGTGCTCGACGAGTACGACTACAAGTTCGAGCTCGGCAAGGCCAAGCTCGTCCGTGACGGCCGCGACGTGCTCGTGATCTCGTCCGGGATCATGACGATGCGCGCGCTCGAAGTCGCCAAGGCACTCGCAGCGGACAGCGTCGATGTCGGCGTGCTGCACGTGCCGACGATCAAGCCGCTCGATGTCTCGACGATCCTGCGCGAAGCGGGTCGCTCTGGCCGCCTCGTCGTCGTCGCCGAGAACCACACGACGATCGGCGGGCTCGGCGAGGCGGTTGCCACCGCGCTGCTGTCGGCCGGCGTGACGCCGCAGTTCCGCCAGATCGCACTCCCCGATGCCTTCCTCGACGCCGGCGCGCTGCCCACGCTGCACGACCGCTACGGCATCTCGACCGAGACGATGAGCGCACGAATCAAGGGCTGGCTCGGCTGA
- a CDS encoding sensor histidine kinase, whose translation MNTDRGTERDGDRSDPPEVDTSWNVQELVFRTLVDMVPDRIYAKDRHSRFVFANKGVAFYMGTTPEAMIGKTDFDFYPAEIASQYFAVEQEMLRSGEPLIAFEQVVPDLSCGQTGWLQTTKMPLRDREGHIIGIVGVGRDITELKRIETELLDRNVELTDLNAQLRQTQAQLVQSEKLASLGRIVAGVAHELNTPLGNAMTVLSSLEERYRELEALVHGNQLRRSDLLSVMDTTLSGLDLVHRNVTRAADLVRDFRQLAIDPASDVRSGFDLATVIDEALETIRPRFKRTTFELRTTLETGIVMDSFPGPLCRVVTNLAVNSLVHGFENRTEGIAHVSCNRIDATHASLTCSDNGIGMTAEVSRHVFEPFSAPSLGQRGTGLGLYAVHGIVTGLLGGTIAFRSTPGQGTTFDVVLPLVAPHAEIDEDKPSA comes from the coding sequence ATGAACACCGACCGAGGCACCGAGCGAGACGGCGACCGGTCCGATCCCCCCGAGGTCGACACCTCGTGGAACGTCCAGGAGCTGGTCTTCCGGACGCTCGTCGACATGGTGCCGGACCGCATCTACGCCAAGGACCGCCACAGCCGCTTCGTCTTCGCCAACAAGGGCGTGGCCTTCTACATGGGCACGACGCCTGAGGCGATGATCGGCAAGACCGATTTCGATTTTTACCCGGCAGAAATCGCGTCGCAGTACTTTGCCGTCGAGCAGGAAATGCTTCGCTCCGGCGAACCCCTGATCGCCTTCGAACAGGTGGTGCCGGATCTGAGCTGCGGCCAGACCGGCTGGCTGCAGACGACGAAGATGCCCTTGCGCGACCGTGAAGGCCACATCATCGGCATCGTCGGCGTCGGGCGCGACATCACCGAACTCAAGCGGATCGAGACGGAGCTGCTGGACCGCAACGTCGAGCTGACCGATCTCAACGCGCAGTTGCGCCAGACCCAGGCGCAGCTCGTGCAATCGGAGAAACTCGCGTCGCTCGGCCGGATTGTGGCGGGGGTGGCGCATGAGCTGAACACGCCGCTGGGCAATGCGATGACGGTCCTGTCGTCGCTGGAAGAACGCTACCGGGAGCTGGAGGCGCTGGTCCATGGCAACCAGCTTCGTCGCAGCGACCTGCTTTCCGTGATGGACACGACGCTGAGCGGCCTCGACCTGGTCCATCGCAACGTGACGCGGGCGGCCGATCTCGTGCGGGATTTCCGCCAGCTCGCGATCGATCCGGCGAGCGACGTACGAAGCGGTTTCGACCTCGCGACCGTCATCGACGAGGCACTGGAAACGATACGGCCACGCTTCAAGCGCACGACCTTCGAACTGCGCACGACGCTCGAAACCGGCATCGTAATGGACAGCTTCCCCGGACCGCTCTGCCGGGTCGTGACGAACCTGGCCGTGAATTCACTCGTCCACGGCTTCGAGAATCGCACCGAGGGGATCGCACACGTCAGCTGCAATCGCATTGACGCGACGCATGCGAGTCTCACCTGCTCGGACAACGGCATCGGCATGACTGCCGAGGTCTCGCGCCACGTCTTCGAACCCTTCTCTGCGCCCTCGCTCGGCCAGCGCGGTACGGGGCTGGGCCTGTATGCGGTCCATGGCATCGTGACTGGCCTCCTCGGCGGGACGATCGCATTTCGCAGCACCCCAGGGCAAGGCACGACTTTCGACGTCGTGCTGCCGCTCGTCGCACCGCATGCGGAGATCGACGAAGACAAGCCCTCGGCTTGA
- a CDS encoding N-acetylmuramidase domain-containing protein: MALEFAGMARPIDSEGFEGAAEKLGIRAAELWTVVGVETSGCGYLADRRPTILFERHVFSKETKRRFDAKHGDISNRHAGGYGAAGSHQYERLASAISLDRQAALRSTSWGIGQVMGYNAAMAGYADAEEMIEAMSASETAQFDALAAFIRAAKLDGVLRTHDWGRFAAGYNGPNYRINNYDTRLAATFQRFERGALPDLQIRAAQLYLTYLGFDPQGVDGIMGRFTRSAMNEFQDKAGIQMTDFVDDDTFAALKKAAIDG, encoded by the coding sequence ATGGCACTCGAATTTGCGGGGATGGCGCGTCCGATCGACAGCGAGGGTTTCGAAGGAGCGGCCGAGAAACTCGGCATACGCGCAGCGGAGCTATGGACGGTGGTCGGCGTCGAAACGAGCGGGTGCGGATATCTTGCGGACCGGCGGCCGACGATCCTCTTCGAACGTCACGTCTTCAGCAAGGAGACGAAACGGCGATTCGACGCCAAGCACGGCGATATCAGTAACCGGCACGCGGGCGGCTACGGTGCGGCCGGGAGTCACCAGTACGAGCGCCTCGCCTCGGCGATTTCCCTTGATCGGCAGGCCGCGCTGCGGAGCACCTCTTGGGGTATCGGTCAGGTGATGGGATACAACGCGGCGATGGCCGGCTATGCAGACGCCGAAGAAATGATCGAAGCGATGTCGGCCTCGGAAACCGCGCAGTTCGATGCATTGGCCGCCTTCATCCGTGCGGCCAAACTGGACGGCGTGCTGCGCACCCACGATTGGGGACGCTTCGCGGCCGGATACAACGGGCCGAACTACCGCATCAACAACTACGACACGCGCCTCGCCGCGACCTTCCAGCGCTTCGAGCGCGGCGCCCTGCCGGATCTGCAGATTCGTGCGGCGCAGTTGTACCTCACCTACCTCGGCTTCGACCCGCAAGGCGTCGACGGCATCATGGGCCGCTTCACGCGTTCGGCAATGAACGAATTCCAGGACAAAGCAGGCATCCAAATGACGGACTTCGTTGACGACGACACGTTTGCCGCACTGAAGAAGGCGGCGATAGACGGCTAG
- the gcvA gene encoding transcriptional regulator GcvA codes for MQNRVPLKAVQAFEAAARLSSFALAADELFVTPSAVSHQIKLLEDQFGVQLFHRVHRAVVLTDSGRRYAEEVSAAFARIDMATRELGRTAKSDILTVHSTPSFATQWLMPRLARFSSLNPDVDVRLNASTEVADLVAQAVDIDIRYGLRRLPPAGTMVLTFPPETIVPLCAPALLEGDNPICSPEDLAHHTLIHSEVCLVSWRDWMRQHRKVKLDIARGLRFDRSFMAISAAVDGLGVCLESLLLAQRELDSGRLVAPFGLDGPKVQGYTFNLLKSRAELPKIRSFQDWLFDELEREGG; via the coding sequence ATGCAAAATCGGGTTCCTCTCAAGGCGGTGCAAGCGTTTGAGGCTGCTGCGCGCTTGTCGTCGTTTGCGCTTGCAGCAGACGAACTGTTCGTAACGCCCTCCGCGGTGAGTCACCAGATCAAGCTTTTGGAGGACCAATTCGGGGTGCAGCTCTTCCATCGGGTGCATCGCGCGGTGGTGCTGACGGACTCCGGCCGGCGCTACGCAGAAGAGGTTTCCGCGGCCTTCGCGCGCATCGACATGGCGACGCGCGAGCTCGGGCGAACGGCGAAGAGCGACATCCTTACCGTGCATTCGACGCCGAGCTTCGCGACCCAATGGCTGATGCCGCGCCTCGCGCGCTTCAGTTCGCTGAACCCGGATGTCGACGTGCGCCTCAACGCCTCGACCGAAGTCGCCGACCTCGTCGCCCAGGCCGTCGACATCGACATCCGCTACGGACTGCGGCGGCTGCCGCCGGCCGGCACGATGGTGCTGACCTTCCCGCCCGAGACCATCGTGCCGCTGTGTGCGCCGGCGCTATTGGAGGGGGACAACCCGATCTGCAGCCCCGAGGACCTGGCACACCACACCTTGATCCACAGCGAGGTGTGCCTGGTCAGCTGGCGCGACTGGATGCGCCAGCATCGCAAGGTGAAGCTCGACATCGCGCGCGGCCTGCGCTTCGACCGTTCCTTCATGGCGATCAGTGCGGCGGTCGATGGCCTCGGCGTGTGCCTGGAAAGCCTGCTGCTCGCGCAGCGCGAGCTCGATTCCGGGCGCCTCGTTGCGCCGTTCGGACTCGATGGTCCGAAGGTGCAGGGTTATACCTTCAACCTGCTGAAATCCCGGGCCGAGCTGCCCAAGATCCGCAGCTTCCAGGACTGGCTGTTCGACGAACTGGAGAGGGAGGGAGGCTGA